Proteins co-encoded in one Patescibacteria group bacterium genomic window:
- a CDS encoding O-antigen ligase family protein — protein MNKIKNIKYFDYIIEALCLFVFVLLPLFFTPKLYGTWQVSNYLLLQTLVEIILFIWLVKIIIFNKSFVSIKKNKIILPAIIFIGVFAIATIFSKSWQYSFWGYYERKMGLITYLHFFLFYIILFFNIKNKHQVGRIFYSIIFTTMVTLVYGSLQIFGLDIFPWSESSFFSHRIFSTLGQPNFFASWLLLTGPIIIYFLLRFKRQTNMSVFKKYFYRPLFICLFLFYLIILILTQSRGGWIGFFFGMLFLALLILYKKNKQIIFTCLLSFFIVFIIIIVFLNSFNNLVAGPEDSFTVKRLKSITNLAQTGKLRLIWWQNSIDLISQSPVIGHGPETQHSLFIPYYQPEYAALEAINVFPDRAHNDLIDMILVSGMLGLLAYLFLIISVFYAGLKSVIKTQFNENSLMILVLVTGVLAYLISLQFSFHIIPTAVYFWAYLAIISRIILIKQNAIK, from the coding sequence ATGAACAAAATAAAGAATATTAAATATTTTGATTATATTATTGAGGCCTTGTGTTTGTTTGTTTTTGTTTTATTGCCATTGTTTTTTACCCCAAAATTATATGGCACTTGGCAGGTCAGTAATTATCTCTTGCTTCAAACATTAGTGGAAATAATATTATTTATTTGGTTGGTAAAAATAATTATATTTAATAAATCATTCGTTAGTATTAAGAAAAATAAAATAATTTTACCAGCCATTATTTTTATTGGAGTTTTTGCAATAGCCACGATTTTTTCCAAATCATGGCAATATAGTTTTTGGGGGTATTATGAACGCAAGATGGGGCTGATTACATATCTCCATTTTTTTCTTTTTTATATAATATTATTTTTTAATATTAAAAACAAACACCAAGTGGGCAGAATTTTTTATTCCATTATTTTTACAACCATGGTGACTCTTGTTTATGGGTCTTTACAAATTTTTGGACTTGATATTTTCCCTTGGAGTGAATCCTCGTTTTTTAGCCATCGAATTTTTTCTACACTTGGTCAGCCAAACTTTTTTGCTTCCTGGTTGTTATTAACAGGCCCAATAATTATTTATTTTTTACTGAGATTCAAGAGACAAACAAACATGTCAGTATTTAAAAAATATTTTTATCGTCCTTTGTTTATCTGTTTATTTTTATTTTATCTTATTATTTTGATTTTAACCCAAAGCAGGGGGGGGTGGATTGGGTTTTTCTTTGGCATGTTATTTTTGGCCCTTCTAATTCTTTATAAGAAAAACAAGCAAATAATATTTACCTGTTTATTATCTTTTTTTATAGTATTTATTATAATAATTGTTTTCTTGAATTCTTTTAATAATCTTGTGGCTGGTCCAGAAGATTCTTTTACAGTTAAAAGACTAAAAAGCATTACCAATCTTGCTCAGACAGGCAAATTAAGATTAATTTGGTGGCAGAATAGTATTGATTTAATAAGCCAAAGTCCTGTCATAGGACATGGGCCAGAGACACAGCATTCATTATTTATTCCTTATTATCAGCCAGAATATGCTGCATTAGAGGCAATTAATGTTTTTCCAGACAGGGCTCATAATGATTTGATTGACATGATTCTTGTCTCAGGCATGTTAGGACTATTGGCATATTTATTTTTAATTATTAGCGTGTTTTATGCAGGGCTTAAATCTGTCATAAAAACTCAGTTTAATGAAAATAGCTTGATGATATTAGTTTTAGTTACAGGAGTATTAGCATATTTAATTTCTCTTCAATTTTCTTTTCACATAATTCCGACAGCAGTTTATTTTTGGGCATATCTAGCCATAATATCAAGAATTATATTAATCAAACAAAATGCGATTAAATAA
- a CDS encoding prepilin-type N-terminal cleavage/methylation domain-containing protein, with the protein MFLKNKKQAFTLIELIVVIGITVIISAMVISNMRAGGDVINLNSNAEKLGEIIKTAQMMSLSGKQVSDIRPSGGYGVFVDSDTYILFADTDSVDDHEYNAGSDDIIQVFNFGANISLPPLGQETYIIFMPPKGDVYVPSGVNGGIILTGNHLITLKHLINRYAYVEVNSQGQIDVRKVE; encoded by the coding sequence GTGTTTTTAAAAAATAAAAAACAAGCATTTACTTTAATAGAATTAATTGTGGTTATTGGTATCACGGTTATTATTTCTGCCATGGTAATATCAAATATGAGAGCAGGAGGAGATGTTATAAACCTTAATTCAAATGCGGAAAAACTGGGAGAGATTATAAAAACCGCTCAAATGATGTCTCTAAGCGGAAAACAAGTTTCAGATATTCGTCCGTCAGGCGGTTACGGAGTTTTTGTTGACTCGGATACATATATTCTTTTTGCAGACACAGATAGTGTTGATGACCATGAATATAATGCTGGTAGCGATGACATAATTCAGGTATTTAATTTTGGTGCCAACATATCATTACCTCCATTGGGTCAAGAGACATATATAATATTTATGCCTCCCAAGGGGGATGTTTATGTCCCTAGTGGCGTAAATGGAGGAATTATTTTAACAGGTAATCATTTAATAACATTAAAGCACTTAATTAATCGCTACGCATATGTTGAGGTTAATTCACAAGGACAAATTGATGTCAGAAAAGTTGAATAA
- a CDS encoding prepilin peptidase, with the protein MNSLLISFFLIIFFVGLSFGSFLNSLIYRLKEHKTILGRSYCPHCKQKIVWYDNIPVFSYLLLNAKCRNCKQKISLQYLLVELTMGIFFVLSFLWVNSSMSVISYQLSATGVGHYTPFILSVIKYWVIFFVFTFIFVYDAKYSMVDSRVVLSASLLVFGLAIFESFLKENSSIVLSDLFQIFLAMIIGVGFFAIQYVITKGKAIGMGDLQIGLFMGASLVSWQFVLVAILLSYIIGAIISLGLILFKQKTIKDKIPLGPFLSIGSVVTIFYGEQIINWFFR; encoded by the coding sequence ATGAATAGTTTGCTTATTTCTTTTTTTCTAATTATTTTTTTTGTTGGCTTGTCTTTTGGCAGTTTTTTAAACTCCTTGATTTATCGCCTAAAAGAGCATAAAACTATTTTAGGCAGGTCTTATTGCCCTCATTGTAAGCAAAAAATTGTCTGGTATGACAATATTCCAGTTTTTTCATACTTGCTTTTAAATGCTAAATGCCGTAATTGTAAGCAAAAAATTTCATTACAATATTTGCTAGTTGAATTAACAATGGGTATTTTTTTTGTTTTATCATTTTTATGGGTTAATTCATCTATGTCAGTAATAAGTTATCAATTAAGTGCTACAGGAGTCGGGCATTATACTCCTTTTATATTATCTGTTATTAAATATTGGGTAATATTTTTTGTTTTTACTTTTATTTTTGTTTATGATGCCAAGTATTCAATGGTTGACAGTAGGGTTGTTTTGTCAGCCAGTTTATTGGTTTTTGGGCTGGCTATTTTTGAGTCATTTTTAAAAGAAAATAGTTCAATTGTTTTGTCTGATTTATTTCAAATATTTTTAGCAATGATTATTGGGGTTGGATTTTTTGCCATTCAATATGTTATTACTAAAGGAAAGGCAATTGGTATGGGCGACTTACAAATAGGGCTTTTTATGGGAGCATCTCTTGTGTCGTGGCAATTTGTTCTTGTTGCCATTTTGCTTTCATATATTATTGGAGCAATTATTTCATTGGGTTTAATTTTATTTAAGCAAAAGACAATCAAGGATAAAATTCCACTTGGTCCGTTTCTGTCTATTGGGTCGGTTGTAACTATTTTTTACGGAGAGCAAATTATTAATTGGTTTTTTAGATAA
- a CDS encoding glycosyltransferase family 39 protein yields the protein MEKIIICFAFGTAMLTFLMFVWGLLRLPFYFFLILMFCLSALIFLFSFIKFFNKKRFFNQFLKLKIKKLGLLEWFFILIILFEILFVLSSSILRPIINFDSLAIWALKAKVFFYQPVDFFNHASSFFLGGGNKLNYPLHIPLFMGWVYLLFQGTSAIFVKIIFATYFIALLAFIYISLRNFISRKTSLFLTAILSLMPLVSYHGFSAMADLPMAFYFTLASVFLFKYFYRPSSSYNLYLAGIFAGITAWVKSEGIVLSMVLLFVLFVYLISQPKLKTNIKNCLKFLYPYLLIISPWVVFKIFYNINFLSNISKKFLFFEEIHPVIFKGVWQQIFFSNSFSIWPAIFLLFLLFFYKKVLSKPYLYLLLMISGVILFYLLLYFLTPTYEYAMDGTAVCRNFLVIIPLSIFLSGLLFEHKY from the coding sequence ATGGAAAAAATAATTATATGTTTTGCTTTTGGCACGGCCATGCTTACTTTTTTAATGTTTGTTTGGGGGCTTTTACGTCTGCCATTTTATTTTTTTCTAATTTTAATGTTTTGTTTATCAGCTTTAATTTTCTTATTTTCTTTTATAAAATTTTTTAATAAAAAAAGATTTTTTAATCAATTCTTAAAATTAAAAATCAAAAAATTAGGTCTTTTAGAATGGTTTTTTATTTTAATAATATTATTTGAAATTTTATTTGTATTATCATCTAGTATTTTAAGACCAATTATAAATTTTGATTCTTTGGCTATCTGGGCATTAAAAGCAAAAGTGTTTTTTTATCAGCCAGTTGATTTTTTTAATCATGCTTCTTCTTTTTTTCTGGGAGGCGGGAATAAACTAAATTATCCATTACACATACCTCTTTTTATGGGGTGGGTTTATTTGTTATTTCAGGGGACAAGCGCAATTTTTGTTAAAATAATATTTGCCACTTATTTTATTGCTCTGCTTGCATTTATTTATATAAGTTTGCGAAATTTTATTTCTAGGAAAACCTCCTTATTTTTGACTGCCATTTTGTCATTAATGCCCCTTGTCTCTTATCATGGATTTTCAGCCATGGCTGATTTGCCAATGGCTTTTTATTTCACATTGGCATCTGTTTTTTTATTTAAATATTTTTATAGACCATCTTCTTCTTACAATTTATATCTAGCAGGCATTTTTGCAGGCATTACTGCATGGGTTAAGAGCGAGGGGATTGTTTTGTCAATGGTTCTTTTATTTGTTTTGTTTGTTTATTTAATATCACAACCAAAATTAAAAACAAATATTAAAAATTGTTTGAAATTTTTATATCCATATTTATTAATAATATCTCCTTGGGTGGTTTTTAAGATATTTTATAATATTAATTTTCTTAGTAATATTTCCAAAAAATTTTTGTTTTTTGAAGAAATTCATCCAGTCATTTTTAAAGGGGTTTGGCAACAAATTTTCTTTTCAAATTCTTTTTCTATCTGGCCTGCAATTTTTTTATTATTTTTATTATTTTTTTATAAAAAAGTCCTTTCAAAGCCATATTTATATTTACTTCTTATGATTAGCGGAGTTATTTTATTTTATCTTTTACTTTATTTTCTTACACCAACATATGAGTATGCAATGGATGGTACAGCTGTTTGTCGGAATTTCTTGGTCATTATTCCTTTATCAATTTTTTTATCTGGCCTACTATTTGAACACAAGTACTAG
- a CDS encoding prepilin-type N-terminal cleavage/methylation domain-containing protein, whose protein sequence is MKNKTKKGFTLIELLVVVAIMGLLAALAIVALNQARAKARDARRVSDIKQIQTALELYYLDNNEYPDKEGDTSTNIIEDKCLSSTNGFKDACAGTVYMAELPSNPLPRVDGSCTDTEYTYVPDVTTGHNLSYHISYCLGSATGDLASGPHIATPAGLTAR, encoded by the coding sequence ATGAAAAACAAAACAAAAAAAGGTTTTACTTTAATTGAGTTATTGGTTGTGGTCGCAATCATGGGATTATTAGCAGCCCTAGCTATTGTTGCCCTTAATCAAGCCAGAGCAAAAGCAAGAGATGCTAGGAGAGTGTCAGATATAAAGCAAATTCAAACAGCTTTGGAATTGTATTATCTAGACAATAATGAATATCCCGACAAAGAAGGAGATACCAGTACAAATATTATTGAAGACAAATGCTTAAGTAGTACTAATGGATTTAAGGATGCTTGTGCTGGGACTGTTTATATGGCAGAGCTTCCTTCAAATCCTCTGCCAAGAGTTGATGGTAGTTGTACGGATACGGAGTACACATATGTTCCAGATGTTACTACCGGGCACAATTTGAGTTATCACATTAGTTATTGTCTTGGATCAGCTACTGGAGATTTGGCATCTGGTCCTCATATTGCTACACCAGCAGGATTAACAGCCCGCTAA
- a CDS encoding glycosyltransferase family 2 protein → MKLSIIIPVYNEAKTILKLLDKVTRVDFGIDYEIIIIDDKSTDACPKILKNINNDKIKVVFQSKNQGKGSAIRKGYTIATGDIIVVQDADLEYNPTEIPKLIQPILQGKTSVVYGSRFLAHHTPGYFFYYLGNRLISVLFSLVYSQKVTDPYTCYKVFKKNVLDKIDLTSNGFEIEAEFTAKVLNNGYKILELPISYNSRTFAQGKKINWRDGVKAVYYLIKYKFFHD, encoded by the coding sequence ATGAAATTATCAATTATTATACCTGTGTATAATGAAGCCAAAACAATTTTGAAATTATTAGACAAAGTGACTAGGGTTGATTTTGGCATTGATTATGAAATTATAATTATTGACGATAAATCAACGGATGCTTGTCCCAAGATTTTAAAAAACATAAATAACGATAAAATAAAAGTTGTTTTTCAGTCAAAAAACCAAGGCAAGGGCTCTGCTATTAGAAAAGGGTATACAATTGCTACTGGAGACATAATTGTTGTTCAGGACGCTGACCTTGAATATAATCCAACCGAGATTCCAAAATTGATCCAGCCGATTTTGCAAGGCAAGACAAGTGTTGTTTATGGTTCTAGGTTTTTAGCTCATCATACGCCGGGTTATTTTTTTTATTATTTAGGTAATCGTTTAATTTCAGTTTTATTTTCCCTGGTCTACTCTCAAAAAGTCACAGACCCATATACTTGTTATAAGGTTTTTAAAAAAAATGTATTAGATAAGATTGATTTAACCTCAAATGGGTTTGAAATAGAAGCAGAGTTTACGGCCAAGGTGTTGAATAATGGATATAAAATTTTAGAATTACCGATTTCATATAATAGTCGAACCTTTGCGCAAGGAAAAAAAATAAACTGGCGTGATGGGGTAAAAGCAGTTTATTATTTGATAAAATATAAGTTTTTTCATGATTAG